Proteins from one Burkholderia oklahomensis C6786 genomic window:
- the metE gene encoding 5-methyltetrahydropteroyltriglutamate--homocysteine S-methyltransferase — MSTAHILGFPRIGAQRELKFALERYWRDGASADAERALADTGRALRAAHWRAQRDAGLDCVTVGDFAWYDHVLTTLAHVGGLPPRFGFDARALALADYFAAARGNAAQPAMEMTKWFDTNYHYLVPEYSPATTFGPGVEWLFDEVREARALGHSAKAALVGPLTLLWLGKARDGLADRLDLLPRLLPAYRALLARLKEEGVDWVQIDEPIFALDLPAAWRDAAQPTYEALAPDAPKLLVATYFDDASEHAARLKALPVAGLHIDLVRGDAQLDAFVADYPADKVLSCGIVDGRNVWRNDLDRSLARLAPVRDVLGERLWVATSCSLLHAPVDLAHEPKLDDELKTWLAFAVQKTREVAALRDALVKGRAAVAAEFDEAAAAAAARRTSARIHNPLVKRRVAALTDADARRASAYPARAAAQRARFDLPPLPTTTIGSFPQTQEIRRARAAFKQGVLDHLGYLEAMREQVRIAIDKQLAYGLDVLVHGEAERNDMVEYFGELLWGFAITSNGWVQSYGSRCVKPPLVYGDVYLPEPMTVGWATYAQNLTTKPVKGMLTGPVTMLQWSFVRDDQPRATTALQIALALRQETLDLEKAGIGMIQIDEPALREGLPLKVRERAAYLDWAVRAFKVASAGVADATQIHTHMCYSEFGDILPSIAALDADVISIETTRSNMELLDAFETFEYPNEIGPGVYDIHSPRVPGADEIERLILLALERIPAERLWVNPDCGLKTREWQQVDAALAAMVDAAKRVRETVAQTALV, encoded by the coding sequence ATGAGCACTGCACACATCCTGGGTTTTCCGCGCATCGGCGCGCAACGCGAATTGAAGTTCGCCCTTGAGCGCTATTGGCGCGACGGCGCCTCGGCCGATGCCGAACGCGCGCTCGCCGACACCGGCCGCGCGTTGCGCGCCGCGCACTGGCGGGCGCAGCGCGACGCCGGGCTCGATTGCGTGACGGTCGGCGACTTCGCCTGGTACGACCACGTGCTGACGACGCTCGCGCACGTCGGCGGCCTGCCGCCGCGGTTCGGCTTCGATGCGCGCGCGCTCGCGCTTGCCGACTATTTCGCGGCCGCGCGCGGCAACGCCGCGCAGCCGGCGATGGAAATGACGAAGTGGTTCGATACGAATTACCACTACCTCGTGCCCGAGTATTCGCCGGCGACGACGTTCGGGCCGGGCGTCGAGTGGCTCTTCGACGAAGTGCGGGAAGCGCGCGCGCTCGGCCACTCGGCGAAGGCCGCGCTCGTCGGCCCGCTCACGCTGCTGTGGCTCGGCAAGGCGCGCGACGGGCTCGCCGATCGCCTCGATCTGCTGCCGCGCCTGCTGCCCGCGTACCGCGCGCTGCTCGCGCGGCTGAAGGAAGAGGGCGTCGACTGGGTGCAGATCGACGAGCCGATCTTCGCGCTCGATCTGCCCGCCGCGTGGCGAGACGCGGCGCAGCCGACCTACGAAGCGCTCGCGCCGGATGCGCCGAAGCTGCTCGTCGCGACGTATTTCGACGACGCGAGCGAGCACGCGGCGCGCTTGAAGGCGCTGCCCGTCGCGGGCCTGCACATCGATCTCGTGCGCGGCGACGCGCAGCTCGACGCGTTCGTCGCCGACTATCCGGCCGACAAGGTGCTGTCGTGCGGGATCGTCGACGGCCGCAACGTGTGGCGCAACGACCTCGATCGCTCGCTCGCGCGGCTCGCGCCGGTGCGCGACGTGCTCGGCGAGCGGCTGTGGGTCGCGACGAGCTGCTCGCTGCTGCACGCGCCCGTCGATCTCGCGCACGAGCCGAAGCTCGACGACGAGCTGAAGACGTGGCTCGCGTTCGCGGTGCAGAAGACCCGCGAGGTCGCGGCGCTGCGCGACGCGCTCGTGAAGGGGCGCGCGGCGGTCGCGGCGGAATTCGACGAAGCGGCGGCGGCCGCCGCCGCGCGGCGCACGTCGGCGCGCATCCACAACCCGCTCGTGAAGCGCCGCGTCGCGGCGTTGACCGACGCCGACGCGCGCCGCGCGAGCGCGTATCCGGCGCGCGCGGCCGCGCAGCGAGCGCGTTTCGATCTGCCGCCGTTGCCGACGACGACGATCGGCTCGTTCCCGCAGACGCAGGAGATCCGCCGTGCGCGCGCGGCGTTCAAGCAGGGCGTGCTCGATCATCTCGGCTATCTGGAAGCGATGCGCGAGCAGGTGCGCATCGCGATCGACAAGCAGCTCGCGTACGGACTCGACGTGCTCGTGCACGGCGAGGCGGAGCGCAACGACATGGTCGAATACTTCGGCGAGCTGCTGTGGGGCTTCGCGATCACGAGCAACGGCTGGGTGCAGAGCTACGGCTCGCGCTGCGTGAAGCCGCCGCTCGTCTATGGCGACGTCTATCTGCCGGAGCCGATGACGGTCGGCTGGGCGACCTATGCGCAGAACCTGACGACGAAGCCGGTGAAGGGAATGCTGACGGGGCCCGTGACGATGCTGCAATGGTCGTTCGTGCGCGACGACCAGCCGCGCGCGACGACCGCGCTGCAGATCGCGCTCGCGCTGCGGCAGGAGACGCTCGATCTCGAAAAGGCGGGCATCGGGATGATCCAGATCGACGAGCCGGCGCTGCGCGAAGGACTGCCGCTGAAGGTGCGCGAGCGCGCCGCGTATCTCGACTGGGCGGTGCGCGCGTTCAAGGTCGCATCGGCGGGCGTCGCCGACGCGACGCAGATCCACACGCACATGTGCTATTCGGAGTTCGGCGACATCCTGCCGTCGATCGCCGCGCTCGACGCCGACGTGATCTCGATCGAGACGACTCGCTCGAACATGGAGCTGCTCGACGCGTTCGAGACGTTCGAGTATCCGAACGAGATCGGGCCGGGCGTCTACGACATCCATTCGCCGCGCGTGCCCGGCGCGGACGAGATCGAGCGGCTCATCCTGCTCGCGCTCGAGCGGATTCCGGCGGAGCGCTTGTGGGTGAATCCGGACTGCGGATTGAAGACGCGCGAATGGCAGCAGGTCGACGCGGCGCTCGCCGCGATGGTCGACGCGGCGAAGCGCGTGCGCGAGACGGTCGCGCAAACGGCGCTCGTGTGA